The Phycisphaerae bacterium RAS1 genome includes a region encoding these proteins:
- the cenC_2 gene encoding Endoglucanase C precursor, whose product MHSRVTRRRAARADGAAGFLWTAFLFLVVAAALLWYSAPAHAITILWQAPNTDITLNLPFGTIEFEDPLSGAETLGGYRVVEWRDADYGPGPSYEDWTVSHPGAIDGNASEIWLRSNGHSAWTSTNLPTATVAITMDGDDNDGIAEILVDNTLVARLDMGNALPPDTALIIVKNLAVAAHTIQVDDKGIGPSNYGDEVHIGGAAALQPPLPKWEQPPQPGDPGNVFYGWNEYSVINGSHIVADDWVCQNQDPIIAIRWWGSFLGWTQSTPPVMAPARFRLTIWTDVPAGSQTDFSHPGQVVWETDCANFTTQFVGWDLDPRSGMYEACFLFEQQLTPDQYFYQTGPDQILWLGVAAQYDLGMPPNPFGWKTRPRDATSLAPDDAVIIVWPLDPHIGMLYDQGFPIYWPTPDESWDMAFELSSRSSGQGIKWDQPPMFSPQSPYPNCFWGWDELSHYACCQIMADDYLCSDARPITDIHWWGSYRDWQEPIPPPFAPDMFRIGIWTDVPVGPGNPFSHPGQMIREWIVPRGALNERIVGCDYFITMPFPDACFQYDFIIPPGEWWQQPPMPHPTVYWVSIAAWYVQGPPSMWPWGWKTREHFFNDDAVRILAPPAPVPGMFYEFGEPLFNLGESWDMAFRLTTEATGDPYLKWSQPPVGITPIDALRGWNEPSRYNGPQIAADDWVCNTDQPVTDIHWWGSFLGWTDREPPSDAATQYHIAIWTDVPSGPNEPFSHPGVVLWETLCTNPTMTFVGHDFDPRNPGTPPEACFKFDFVLPQSAWFYQGPGQHVYWISIAAVYPDGSLVTYPFGMKTRPRVDSQSPDDAVRIFSPTVPVIGEPYVLGEPLFWPEPFDSWDLCFTLTTHEIPPEVYPKWTQLPHETQQGFDAASDLYWTGGGPVELKWIQTPNPQLPGLHAHDASLTPPTTLADQWQCEGGVVTDLHWWGNYELDDTGAELRGSGVQTFHLSIHANIPGAPWCLPGAELWSFNAPFAVVDETATGTTNNEGSMIYFYSYVLPTPFAQTAGSIYWVDITANSNNTANPAMWRWQEHSRAPIPRLCPAAKRTGTGPWTSIGWTTIPPTYTDLAFAVTSTPVLHEVNKVVADDFISDGRPIRGLRYWGSYFDDRYAPGPVIDPLHVVDGWLVSFHEGRVEPAGLPNCPPGVPADPSPTVLGVYFAPASAVVITPTSTFDCFNRQVYRYEINLSQCCLLCAEVDPRNGAIPATSDAFFEVSGYRYWLDIQAVTGVEWLPPDCVMRPTGHLPSDQTADGHFWGWHTSRATTMPTWLDEACTGMIVDFTPYPPACWDYGQWIKQPWLCPTPPPPVNMAFELLTNVAPGPQACCLADGTCIDVMPLTCVLTHNGTPRGPGTTCATVPPLVMQHPADVTACEGDSVTFTVIACGAPTLTYQWRLDGSDISGATASSYTINPVGTGHAGSYDCVVTNASGSATSNAAVLTVWRKCDSNCDGNVNILDINPFILAINSQAAWEAAYDCDYFCANDINGDGVVNILDINPFVACLTQGQ is encoded by the coding sequence ATGCACTCACGTGTCACCCGCCGTCGCGCGGCGCGTGCTGACGGCGCCGCGGGGTTCTTGTGGACCGCTTTTTTGTTCCTAGTTGTGGCGGCGGCGCTGCTGTGGTACAGCGCGCCGGCGCATGCGATCACCATCCTGTGGCAGGCCCCCAACACGGACATCACGCTCAACTTGCCCTTCGGGACGATCGAGTTCGAGGATCCGTTGAGCGGGGCCGAGACGCTCGGCGGGTATCGAGTGGTCGAATGGCGCGATGCGGACTACGGCCCCGGCCCGTCCTACGAGGACTGGACCGTGTCTCACCCGGGCGCGATCGACGGAAATGCGTCCGAAATCTGGCTCCGTTCGAACGGCCACTCGGCCTGGACCAGCACCAATCTGCCGACCGCGACCGTCGCAATCACGATGGACGGCGACGACAACGACGGAATCGCCGAAATCCTGGTGGACAACACGCTCGTCGCGCGGCTCGACATGGGGAACGCCCTGCCGCCCGATACGGCGCTGATCATCGTCAAAAACCTGGCCGTGGCCGCCCACACGATTCAAGTGGACGACAAGGGCATCGGCCCCAGCAACTACGGCGACGAAGTGCACATCGGCGGCGCCGCCGCGCTGCAGCCCCCGCTGCCGAAATGGGAGCAGCCACCGCAGCCCGGCGATCCGGGCAATGTTTTCTACGGCTGGAACGAATACAGCGTCATCAACGGCTCGCACATTGTGGCGGATGACTGGGTATGTCAGAACCAGGATCCGATCATTGCGATTCGCTGGTGGGGCTCGTTCCTGGGTTGGACGCAGAGCACGCCGCCGGTGATGGCCCCGGCGCGATTCCGGCTGACCATCTGGACGGACGTGCCGGCCGGCTCGCAGACGGATTTCAGTCATCCCGGACAGGTTGTCTGGGAGACGGATTGTGCGAACTTCACGACGCAATTCGTCGGCTGGGACCTCGATCCGCGCAGCGGGATGTACGAAGCCTGCTTCCTCTTCGAGCAGCAGCTCACTCCCGACCAGTACTTCTATCAAACCGGACCGGACCAGATTCTCTGGCTCGGCGTCGCGGCGCAATATGACCTCGGGATGCCGCCGAATCCGTTCGGCTGGAAGACCCGGCCGCGCGACGCGACTTCGCTGGCGCCGGACGACGCCGTGATCATCGTCTGGCCGCTCGATCCGCACATCGGAATGCTGTACGACCAGGGCTTCCCGATCTACTGGCCGACGCCGGATGAGTCCTGGGACATGGCGTTTGAGCTGAGCTCACGATCCAGCGGACAGGGGATCAAGTGGGACCAGCCGCCGATGTTCAGCCCGCAGTCGCCTTATCCGAACTGCTTCTGGGGCTGGGACGAGCTGTCGCACTACGCGTGCTGCCAGATCATGGCGGACGACTATCTCTGCTCTGATGCGCGACCGATTACGGACATCCACTGGTGGGGTTCCTACCGTGACTGGCAGGAACCGATCCCGCCGCCGTTCGCACCAGACATGTTCCGCATCGGTATCTGGACCGACGTGCCGGTCGGGCCGGGCAACCCGTTCAGTCATCCGGGGCAGATGATCCGGGAGTGGATCGTGCCGCGCGGCGCGCTGAACGAGCGCATCGTCGGCTGCGACTACTTCATCACCATGCCGTTCCCGGATGCGTGTTTCCAGTACGACTTCATCATTCCGCCGGGCGAGTGGTGGCAGCAGCCGCCCATGCCGCATCCGACGGTGTACTGGGTCAGCATTGCAGCCTGGTACGTGCAGGGTCCGCCGTCGATGTGGCCGTGGGGCTGGAAGACGCGCGAGCACTTCTTCAATGACGACGCGGTGCGCATCCTCGCGCCGCCCGCGCCGGTTCCCGGCATGTTCTACGAGTTCGGCGAGCCGCTCTTCAATCTCGGCGAATCCTGGGACATGGCCTTTCGGCTGACGACCGAGGCGACCGGCGATCCGTATCTGAAATGGTCGCAGCCGCCGGTCGGCATCACGCCGATCGACGCCCTGCGCGGCTGGAACGAGCCGTCGCGCTACAACGGCCCGCAGATCGCCGCGGACGACTGGGTGTGCAACACCGACCAGCCGGTGACCGACATTCACTGGTGGGGCTCGTTCCTCGGGTGGACGGACCGCGAGCCGCCGTCCGACGCGGCGACGCAATACCACATCGCCATCTGGACCGACGTGCCGAGCGGGCCGAACGAGCCGTTCAGCCATCCGGGCGTGGTGCTTTGGGAGACGCTGTGCACGAACCCGACGATGACGTTCGTGGGTCACGACTTTGATCCGCGCAACCCGGGCACGCCGCCCGAAGCGTGCTTCAAGTTCGACTTCGTTCTGCCGCAAAGCGCCTGGTTCTATCAGGGACCGGGCCAGCATGTTTACTGGATCAGCATTGCGGCGGTGTATCCGGATGGGTCGCTGGTGACCTACCCGTTCGGCATGAAGACGCGCCCGCGGGTGGATTCGCAGTCGCCGGATGACGCAGTGCGCATCTTCAGTCCGACCGTGCCGGTGATCGGCGAGCCGTATGTCCTCGGCGAGCCGCTCTTCTGGCCGGAGCCGTTTGATTCGTGGGATCTGTGCTTCACGCTGACGACGCACGAGATTCCGCCGGAGGTGTATCCGAAGTGGACGCAGCTTCCGCACGAGACGCAGCAGGGCTTCGACGCCGCGTCCGATCTGTACTGGACCGGCGGCGGGCCGGTTGAGTTGAAGTGGATTCAGACTCCGAATCCGCAGCTTCCGGGTTTGCACGCGCACGACGCGTCGCTCACTCCGCCGACCACGCTGGCCGACCAGTGGCAATGCGAAGGCGGCGTGGTGACCGACCTGCACTGGTGGGGCAACTACGAGCTCGACGACACGGGCGCAGAGTTGCGCGGGTCAGGCGTCCAGACGTTCCACCTGAGCATCCACGCCAACATCCCCGGCGCGCCGTGGTGCCTGCCGGGCGCCGAGCTGTGGTCGTTCAACGCGCCGTTTGCCGTCGTCGATGAGACCGCGACCGGCACGACGAACAACGAAGGCAGCATGATTTACTTCTACAGCTACGTGCTGCCGACGCCGTTCGCGCAGACGGCTGGATCGATCTACTGGGTCGATATCACGGCCAATTCCAACAACACCGCCAACCCGGCGATGTGGCGCTGGCAGGAGCATTCGCGGGCGCCGATTCCGCGGCTTTGCCCGGCGGCCAAGCGGACGGGCACGGGCCCGTGGACATCGATCGGCTGGACGACGATCCCGCCGACCTATACCGACCTGGCTTTTGCGGTCACGTCGACGCCGGTGCTGCATGAGGTGAACAAGGTTGTCGCAGACGACTTCATCTCCGATGGGCGGCCGATTCGCGGGCTGCGCTACTGGGGCAGCTACTTCGACGACCGCTATGCACCGGGGCCGGTGATTGATCCGTTGCATGTCGTGGACGGCTGGCTGGTCAGCTTCCACGAAGGCCGGGTCGAGCCGGCGGGACTTCCGAATTGTCCGCCGGGCGTGCCGGCCGATCCGTCGCCGACCGTGCTGGGCGTCTACTTCGCGCCCGCTTCGGCGGTGGTGATCACGCCGACCAGCACGTTCGATTGTTTCAACCGGCAGGTGTATCGCTACGAGATCAACCTGTCCCAGTGCTGCCTGCTGTGCGCCGAGGTCGATCCGCGAAACGGCGCCATTCCCGCGACGTCCGACGCCTTCTTCGAAGTCAGCGGCTACCGCTACTGGCTCGACATCCAGGCGGTGACCGGCGTCGAGTGGCTGCCGCCGGATTGCGTGATGCGGCCGACCGGCCACCTGCCGTCCGACCAGACGGCGGACGGGCACTTCTGGGGCTGGCACACCAGCCGGGCGACAACCATGCCGACCTGGCTCGATGAAGCCTGCACCGGCATGATCGTTGACTTCACGCCGTACCCACCTGCGTGCTGGGACTACGGCCAGTGGATCAAGCAGCCGTGGCTGTGTCCGACGCCGCCACCGCCGGTGAACATGGCGTTTGAGCTGCTGACAAATGTCGCGCCCGGGCCGCAGGCGTGTTGCCTGGCGGACGGGACATGCATCGACGTGATGCCGCTGACGTGCGTCCTCACGCACAACGGCACGCCGCGCGGACCGGGCACGACCTGTGCCACGGTTCCGCCGCTGGTGATGCAGCATCCGGCGGATGTCACGGCGTGCGAAGGCGACTCGGTGACGTTCACGGTGATTGCGTGCGGTGCGCCGACGTTGACCTACCAGTGGCGACTGGACGGTTCGGACATCAGCGGCGCGACCGCGAGCTCGTACACGATCAACCCGGTCGGCACGGGGCACGCGGGAAGCTATGACTGCGTCGTGACGAACGCGAGCGGCTCGGCCACGAGCAATGCCGCGGTGCTGACGGTCTGGCGCAAGTGCGACTCGAACTGCGACGGCAACGTGAACATCCTGGACATCAACCCGTTCATCCTGGCGATCAACAGCCAGGCGGCCTGGGAGGCGGCCTACGATTGCGACTACTTCTGCGCTAACGACATCAACGGCGACGGCGTGGTGAACATCCTGGACATCAACCCGTTCGTCGCGTGCCTGACGCAGGGACAATAG
- the tsaD gene encoding tRNA N6-adenosine threonylcarbamoyltransferase: MTLILGIETSCDETSAAVVVDGREVLSNVVSSQASLHARYAGIVPEIAARAHVEQIRPIIEEAIRIAAVRFVDLDAVAVTIGPGLVGSLLIGLTAAKTICLTQALPLVAVDHIHAHAVSAALAADPPPWPAVVLVVSGGHTSLYLVRDFLDVELLGQTHDDAAGEAFDKVAAILELGYPGGPLIDKLAASGNPRAIRFPRTWINEPHLDFSFSGLKTAVLYHVYGSGRKYGSVAHLSRQQLADIAASFQQALVETLTAKTIAAAEQTGVRNVAVGGGVAANSALRRELSAACAAGNITLHLTPMEFCTDNAAMIAALGYRQLQARDVADLSIEVRAGLRRQERS; encoded by the coding sequence GTGACCCTGATCCTCGGCATCGAAACGTCCTGCGACGAAACCTCCGCCGCCGTCGTCGTCGATGGGCGCGAGGTCCTTTCGAACGTCGTCAGCTCGCAGGCCAGCTTGCACGCCCGCTACGCCGGCATCGTGCCAGAAATCGCCGCCCGCGCCCACGTTGAGCAGATTCGCCCGATCATCGAGGAGGCGATTCGAATTGCCGCGGTTCGCTTCGTCGATCTCGACGCGGTGGCGGTCACCATCGGCCCCGGCCTCGTCGGCTCACTGCTCATTGGGCTGACCGCCGCGAAAACCATCTGCCTGACGCAAGCGCTGCCGCTCGTCGCCGTCGATCACATTCACGCCCACGCCGTCAGCGCCGCGCTCGCCGCCGATCCGCCTCCCTGGCCGGCGGTCGTTCTGGTGGTCAGCGGCGGCCATACGTCGCTGTACCTCGTGCGCGACTTTCTCGACGTCGAGCTGCTCGGCCAGACGCACGACGACGCCGCCGGCGAGGCGTTCGACAAAGTTGCGGCGATCCTCGAACTGGGCTACCCCGGCGGGCCACTGATCGACAAGCTAGCCGCCAGCGGCAACCCGCGCGCCATCCGCTTCCCGCGCACCTGGATCAACGAACCGCACCTCGACTTCTCATTCAGCGGGCTGAAGACCGCGGTGCTGTACCATGTCTACGGCAGCGGCCGGAAGTACGGCTCGGTCGCGCACCTGTCGCGGCAGCAACTGGCGGATATCGCCGCCAGCTTTCAGCAGGCATTGGTGGAGACCCTGACGGCAAAGACGATCGCCGCAGCCGAGCAAACCGGCGTGCGGAATGTCGCCGTCGGCGGAGGCGTCGCGGCAAACTCGGCCCTGCGGCGCGAGCTGTCGGCGGCGTGCGCCGCCGGCAACATCACGCTGCACCTCACTCCCATGGAATTCTGCACCGACAACGCCGCCATGATCGCCGCACTTGGCTACCGGCAGTTGCAGGCGAGAGACGTCGCCGACCTCTCGATCGAAGTCCGCGCCGGCCTGCGGCGCCAAGAAAGAAGCTAA
- a CDS encoding Alkaline protease precursor has protein sequence MRGTTRILRALLAGLGTAGVAAAQTVGIGPDADSKTHLYLQAATVDTQAVADARLDRAAFDAGKRFVVQLDGPMTPQRRAELEAAGVRLGDYLPTNAYLATLDQTTPAAMSAIGSVQWVGEYQDAWKISPAIGNRDVPFQTPERMALAGKGLVQLAVTLFEDEDLAAAMGRVETLGATVLDGDYVGTQGVMTIVGNSLLLPALSHEPAVQFIEESPEITLRNSTNRWIVQSNINGVTPFYTNGIRGLGQVMGLMDGRVDRNHCSFLDSANPIGPLHRKILAYNATAGADSHGTHTAGTGIGDSGTNNDLRGVAYEGKLVFATIPSFTEVAMNNALILHHNQGGRLHSNSWGNDGTTAYDGLCRGIDLFSYNNETSLVLFAVTNTSTLKNPENAKNLLAVGASQDTPNQANFCSGGSGPTSDQRRKPEIYAPGCSTISASSGTACSTRSMTGTSMACPAVTGAGLLVRQYYTDGYYPSGAAVAEDRFTPSAALVKATLLNSATDMTGIAGFPSNQEGWGRVLCDNAAYFVGDARKLIVRDVFNASGFTTGQMTEVPVTVGAAVMSLKVTLVWTEPPAAAGAGSAAINNLDLEVVAPGATLYRGNVFASGQSTTGGTGDLRNNVEQVLLNTPAAGDWIVRVKATAVNQGTQGYALVITGDVAEFDPVLLGDSNCDGVVDILDINAFTLAIADPLTYELTYPGCGLANSDMNGDGTVDILDISAFVALLGL, from the coding sequence ATGAGAGGCACGACACGGATTTTGCGCGCACTGCTCGCGGGACTGGGCACGGCGGGCGTCGCGGCGGCACAGACGGTTGGCATCGGCCCGGATGCCGATTCCAAGACGCACCTTTACTTGCAGGCTGCCACGGTCGATACGCAGGCCGTGGCGGACGCTCGGCTGGATCGGGCGGCGTTTGATGCCGGCAAGCGGTTCGTCGTTCAGCTCGATGGGCCGATGACGCCGCAGCGGCGGGCGGAGCTGGAGGCGGCGGGCGTTCGGCTGGGCGATTACCTGCCGACGAACGCGTATCTCGCGACGCTGGACCAAACGACGCCGGCCGCGATGAGCGCGATCGGCTCGGTGCAGTGGGTGGGTGAGTACCAGGATGCGTGGAAGATCAGCCCGGCAATCGGAAATCGCGATGTTCCGTTCCAGACGCCGGAGCGGATGGCGCTGGCGGGCAAGGGGCTGGTGCAGCTTGCGGTGACGCTGTTCGAGGATGAAGACCTCGCGGCGGCGATGGGGCGGGTTGAGACGCTGGGCGCGACGGTGCTGGACGGCGACTACGTCGGCACGCAAGGCGTGATGACGATCGTCGGCAATTCGCTGTTGCTGCCTGCGCTGTCACATGAGCCGGCGGTGCAGTTCATCGAGGAATCGCCCGAAATCACGCTCCGCAACAGCACGAATCGCTGGATCGTGCAGAGCAACATCAACGGCGTGACGCCTTTCTACACGAACGGGATTCGCGGGCTGGGGCAGGTGATGGGGCTGATGGACGGCCGTGTCGACCGCAATCACTGCTCTTTCCTGGACTCGGCAAACCCGATCGGTCCGCTGCATCGCAAGATTCTGGCCTACAACGCCACCGCCGGGGCCGATTCGCACGGAACGCACACGGCCGGCACGGGCATCGGCGACAGCGGGACGAACAACGACCTGCGCGGCGTGGCGTACGAGGGAAAGCTGGTCTTCGCGACGATCCCGTCGTTCACCGAAGTGGCGATGAACAATGCATTGATTCTGCACCACAACCAGGGCGGCCGGCTGCACAGCAACAGTTGGGGCAACGACGGCACGACCGCGTACGACGGTTTGTGCCGCGGGATCGACCTGTTCAGCTACAACAACGAAACCAGCCTGGTGCTTTTCGCGGTGACGAACACCTCGACCCTCAAAAACCCCGAGAACGCGAAGAATCTGCTGGCGGTCGGCGCGTCGCAGGATACGCCGAACCAGGCCAATTTCTGCTCCGGCGGCAGCGGTCCGACATCCGACCAGCGGCGCAAGCCGGAGATTTACGCGCCGGGTTGCAGCACGATTTCGGCGTCGTCGGGGACCGCGTGCAGCACGCGCTCGATGACCGGCACGTCGATGGCCTGCCCTGCCGTCACCGGCGCGGGGCTTCTGGTGCGGCAGTACTACACGGACGGCTATTACCCGAGCGGCGCGGCGGTCGCCGAAGATCGCTTCACGCCGTCGGCGGCGCTCGTGAAAGCGACGCTGCTGAACTCCGCCACGGACATGACGGGCATCGCGGGTTTCCCGAGCAACCAGGAAGGCTGGGGCCGGGTGCTGTGCGACAACGCGGCGTACTTCGTCGGCGACGCGCGGAAGCTGATCGTGCGCGACGTATTCAACGCGAGCGGGTTCACGACGGGTCAGATGACGGAAGTGCCCGTGACCGTGGGCGCCGCGGTGATGTCGCTCAAGGTGACGCTGGTCTGGACCGAGCCGCCGGCCGCTGCGGGCGCGGGCAGTGCCGCGATCAACAATCTCGATCTCGAAGTGGTCGCGCCCGGTGCGACGCTCTACCGCGGCAACGTCTTTGCCAGCGGGCAGTCAACGACCGGCGGAACGGGCGATCTGCGGAACAACGTCGAGCAGGTGCTGCTCAATACGCCGGCGGCGGGCGACTGGATCGTGCGGGTCAAAGCCACCGCCGTCAACCAGGGGACGCAGGGTTACGCGCTGGTGATCACCGGCGACGTGGCGGAGTTCGACCCGGTGTTGCTGGGCGATTCGAACTGCGACGGGGTGGTCGACATTCTGGACATCAACGCCTTCACGCTGGCGATAGCCGATCCGCTCACGTATGAACTGACCTACCCCGGCTGCGGTTTGGCGAACAGCGACATGAATGGCGACGGGACAGTCGACATTCTGGACATCTCGGCGTTTGTCGCCCTGCTGGGGCTTTAG
- a CDS encoding Alpha-agarase precursor: protein MTGTSVNARFLSLSLSLSLSISRLIVLAVAAASARVSSADWCGEVWGPASPIEGVKYAVVADPIVAGSMLLGYIDGPGRFEEQFSAFVVCRETDGGVSLWAATGDLSAGALALENEWGADLDPAYTQDPPFADAVDEWFHDNGMPPPGATWTLVYHAQTVDDLGGLMLAGGDAGGLNPSWGYTWRLFKLLYCCLFGGCDDSDDDGVPDSTDNCDFISNPDQTDTDGDGQGDACDNDDDNDGLNDGADNCPGVSNPSQKDTDHDGQGDECDGDDDGDGVPDESDNCPMTPNSNQRDRDGDGIGNACDEDIDNDGIPNGRDRDVDDDGVLNGDDPDVDDDGVPNGEDPDVDGDGIPNGEDPDVDGDGIPNGQDGDTDGDGIANGQDPDVDGDGKLNGADDDIDGDGLTNDQDSDMDGDGIDNAADPDDDGDGFDDDVDDDDDGDGEDDDGEDGGGGGGDCTLVIELLGVEFESGPIAEWSSGETLSPPPDGLHWSLADGSLAPVVSGFGDAPTITAWIRVAGMANTCIMQEGTLNAYMGPVNIARGTFWVVPEDTPYDAIVLLDPLRALPYANAVRTLAGQVQFEWCVNQAGTNCEFFCEASPTRWYVMPSRDGLVASSERYDFGLEKVLQYATGAVAEESIGRRACVGIAEEITYDAGTPGIVPGDQHILYAFVQRKALCKFNALLLEYLQHVAGCGAGVRFLWGGSSETRSDYYSGGGYVASFRTPAPQNDNVWANPHFKYHALTTSGGLYCDPSYGTFGLTVFDEFAPVYSESASGQGHYPPFPGESIRTPIQQTGPIWPPPEEWVIPWTCPH, encoded by the coding sequence ATGACCGGCACTTCCGTCAACGCGCGGTTCCTCTCTCTCTCTCTCTCTCTCTCTCTCTCGATATCGAGGCTGATCGTGCTCGCCGTGGCCGCGGCCAGTGCGCGCGTTAGCAGCGCCGACTGGTGTGGCGAGGTGTGGGGGCCGGCCTCTCCCATCGAGGGCGTGAAGTACGCCGTCGTGGCCGATCCGATCGTGGCCGGCTCGATGCTGCTGGGGTACATCGATGGCCCGGGCCGTTTCGAAGAGCAGTTCTCGGCGTTCGTGGTCTGTCGCGAAACCGACGGCGGCGTCAGTCTCTGGGCCGCCACCGGCGATCTCTCCGCCGGAGCGCTGGCTCTGGAAAACGAATGGGGCGCCGATCTCGATCCCGCCTACACGCAGGATCCGCCCTTCGCCGACGCCGTGGACGAGTGGTTTCACGACAACGGCATGCCGCCGCCGGGGGCCACGTGGACGCTCGTCTACCACGCGCAGACGGTGGATGACCTGGGCGGGCTGATGCTGGCGGGCGGGGACGCCGGCGGGTTGAATCCCTCCTGGGGCTACACCTGGCGGCTGTTCAAGCTGCTCTACTGCTGCCTGTTCGGCGGCTGCGACGACAGCGACGACGACGGCGTCCCGGATTCGACCGACAATTGCGATTTCATCTCGAACCCCGACCAGACCGACACCGACGGCGACGGGCAGGGCGACGCCTGCGACAATGACGACGATAATGACGGGCTGAACGACGGTGCGGACAATTGCCCCGGAGTTTCGAACCCGTCTCAGAAGGACACCGACCACGACGGGCAGGGCGACGAGTGCGACGGCGACGACGACGGCGATGGCGTGCCCGACGAATCTGACAACTGCCCAATGACGCCCAACTCGAATCAGCGCGACCGCGACGGCGACGGGATCGGCAACGCGTGCGATGAGGATATCGACAATGACGGAATTCCAAACGGGCGCGATCGGGACGTGGACGACGATGGCGTGCTGAACGGCGACGATCCGGACGTCGATGACGACGGGGTTCCCAACGGTGAAGACCCGGATGTTGACGGCGACGGCATCCCCAACGGCGAAGACCCGGACGTGGATGGCGACGGGATTCCGAACGGCCAGGACGGCGACACCGACGGGGACGGCATCGCCAACGGCCAGGACCCTGACGTCGACGGCGACGGCAAGCTGAACGGCGCCGACGACGACATCGACGGCGACGGCCTGACCAACGACCAGGATTCCGATATGGACGGCGACGGAATCGACAACGCCGCCGACCCGGACGACGACGGCGATGGGTTTGACGACGACGTGGACGACGATGACGACGGGGACGGGGAGGATGACGACGGCGAGGACGGAGGCGGCGGAGGGGGAGATTGCACGCTTGTGATCGAGCTGCTGGGCGTCGAATTCGAAAGCGGCCCAATCGCCGAGTGGTCCAGCGGTGAGACACTTTCGCCGCCGCCGGACGGATTGCACTGGTCCCTCGCGGACGGCTCGCTTGCCCCCGTCGTCAGCGGGTTCGGTGATGCTCCGACGATCACGGCTTGGATACGGGTCGCGGGCATGGCGAACACGTGCATCATGCAGGAGGGCACGCTCAACGCGTACATGGGACCGGTCAACATCGCGCGCGGCACGTTCTGGGTCGTTCCGGAGGACACTCCCTACGACGCGATCGTCCTGCTAGACCCGCTGCGAGCGCTGCCTTACGCCAATGCCGTCCGAACGCTGGCCGGACAGGTGCAGTTCGAGTGGTGCGTCAACCAGGCCGGGACGAATTGCGAATTCTTCTGCGAGGCGTCGCCGACGCGCTGGTACGTCATGCCGAGCCGGGACGGGCTGGTTGCGTCAAGCGAACGCTACGACTTCGGGCTTGAGAAGGTGCTTCAATACGCAACCGGGGCGGTGGCGGAGGAGAGCATTGGGCGGCGAGCGTGCGTGGGAATTGCGGAGGAAATCACGTACGACGCCGGAACGCCGGGTATTGTACCGGGTGACCAGCATATTCTCTACGCCTTCGTGCAGCGCAAGGCGCTATGCAAGTTCAATGCCCTACTCCTCGAATACTTGCAGCACGTGGCCGGGTGCGGTGCCGGGGTGCGGTTCCTTTGGGGCGGATCGTCCGAAACACGGAGCGACTATTATTCAGGCGGGGGGTACGTGGCGAGCTTCCGGACCCCTGCTCCACAGAATGACAATGTGTGGGCGAATCCGCACTTCAAGTATCACGCTCTAACGACTAGTGGGGGACTGTACTGTGATCCCTCGTATGGCACTTTTGGCCTGACTGTGTTCGACGAGTTTGCCCCGGTCTACTCGGAATCCGCAAGCGGCCAGGGGCACTACCCGCCTTTCCCCGGCGAGTCAATTCGCACTCCAATCCAGCAGACGGGACCGATATGGCCGCCGCCTGAAGAGTGGGTCATCCCGTGGACGTGCCCACATTAG
- the glxR gene encoding 2-hydroxy-3-oxopropionate reductase: MGAPMAGHLLRAGHRLAVHSRTRARAEPLLRAGAAWCESPAETAAGCDVLCICVTDTPDVEQVLFAHDAHRRAAADALRPGAIVIDFSTISPEATRRFASRLGDRGIQLLDAPVTGGDVGARNATLTIMVGGDAAAFERVRPILDCLGRKLVRVGDSGSGQTLKACNQVLCGVNMIAVCEALTLAQRSGLELTAAIDVLSSGAGGSWALANLGPRIVADDLKPAFTIKLIQKDLRIVQEAAAKLGINLPGVALAQERFGRVEQLPGGGELGTQGMIRAYR, translated from the coding sequence ATGGGCGCGCCGATGGCCGGACACTTGCTTCGGGCCGGGCATCGCCTTGCCGTGCACTCGCGCACGCGTGCCCGGGCCGAGCCGCTGCTCCGCGCCGGCGCCGCCTGGTGCGAGTCGCCCGCCGAAACCGCGGCGGGCTGCGACGTGCTTTGCATCTGCGTCACCGACACGCCGGACGTCGAGCAGGTGCTCTTCGCCCATGACGCGCACCGCCGCGCCGCGGCCGACGCGCTGCGGCCCGGCGCGATCGTCATCGATTTCAGCACCATCAGCCCCGAAGCGACGCGCCGCTTCGCAAGCCGGCTTGGCGACCGCGGCATTCAGCTCCTGGACGCACCGGTTACCGGCGGCGACGTCGGCGCGCGAAACGCCACCCTCACCATCATGGTCGGCGGCGACGCCGCGGCCTTCGAGCGCGTGCGGCCGATCCTCGATTGCCTCGGCCGCAAGCTCGTCCGCGTCGGCGACAGCGGCAGCGGCCAGACGCTGAAGGCCTGCAACCAGGTTCTGTGCGGCGTGAACATGATCGCCGTTTGCGAGGCGCTGACGCTGGCGCAGCGCAGCGGACTCGAACTGACAGCGGCGATTGATGTACTGTCGAGCGGGGCCGGCGGGTCCTGGGCGCTGGCGAACCTCGGCCCCAGGATCGTCGCCGACGACCTGAAGCCCGCGTTCACGATCAAGCTCATTCAGAAGGACTTGCGAATCGTACAGGAGGCGGCGGCGAAACTCGGAATCAACCTGCCCGGCGTGGCTCTGGCGCAGGAGCGGTTCGGGCGCGTTGAACAATTGCCCGGTGGTGGGGAGCTGGGCACGCAAGGGATGATCCGCGCGTACCGCTGA